One Tenebrio molitor chromosome 2, icTenMoli1.1, whole genome shotgun sequence genomic region harbors:
- the Rme-8 gene encoding dnaJ homolog subfamily C member 13 has protein sequence MMPIKDNQDVACFFVTKHSWKGKYKRIFSVGTMGITTYNPSTLEVTNRWAYSDFISLQPQKSAGNTPSEFVITMKKERKIDHMKFSTEHRAQLMTEALKFRHSFAEKPKEVLRYHAYKHHWSDVRLPIVLEVTPYSLDQLDPATNHVLASYCFKDFEGICTISDYPGAFVIVYGGFGRLHLFQAVNFEEIKVKMLESASQNLGLTIKVLSTPITLEDFQLQRFGKYSDDEHLTSVSEFPVYKVHKARHAEPMRRTLCLSETCILERDPQTYSICTLRPLSDIFALIRDTSNPQLFNIEYINGLVRTYTATDRDSLLASLLDGVRASGNRDVHVAMVPTERGLRLGPLHLPVEEEAESIHVKFLQNPPPRRSFFECVRRFNANVPYSGLLYSVTQDGIFSENKEKLITGALQSLVQKEGDQKTIPSIELEAQFHALRRLAASKVGYAAFTTLPGFREAIGHKVVNALKRNDFGLTHAAIDMICALMHPMHDDYDLRQEQLNKSSLLQTKAFLENLLNMWTTHIAQGTGALIVSAMLDVLTFALCVPYSETTDGKHFDVLLEMVSDRGRMLFRLFQHPSMAIVKGAGLVMRALIEEGEAEVAARMQNLALAEGALPRHLLAALYTQGSDGRLLTHRQLSRHLVGLWITGNPTAMGLLKRIMPTGLISFLDSEDKVPEQAMEQELLNHRDNLKMAQDHANKSKKNPNWAAVERQLKNVEKRVEHYTNLALQHWGARVGITIERKEKIKERPIVLRKRRERIKAESNWILFYWKFSQDHALPNLIWNHKTREELRSALDNEVRTFASDRELAGSALVAWNHQEFELHYQCLADEVKIGDYYLRLLLEMDDHKDDSPIRRSYEFFNDLYHRFLLTTKVEMKCMCLQAMSIVYGRYYEDIGPFSDTKYIVGMLERCVDKMERDRLVMFINKIILHHRNVRDILESGGVRTLVDLMTLAHMHTSRAVIPTQTNVIEAGPGMQLVQEKEWYYNTEETGRNGPVSFQEMKDLFKKNVINHRTRCWAMGLDSWKTVSQLPQLKWCLLAKGTPVLNESELATYILNILIRMCEYYPSRDADDAIIRPLPKVKRLLSEATSLSHIVQLLLTFDPILVEKVATLLCEVMRDNPEMSKVYLTGVFYFILMYTGSNVLPIARFLQLTHMKQAFKSDEATSDIMQRSILGQLLPEAMVNYLENHGSEKFAQIFLGEFDTPEAIWSSEMRRMLIEKIAGHIADFTPRLRSHTMARYHYIPIPAVRYPQLERELFCNIFYLRHLCDTTKFPDWPIPDPVKLLKDVLDAWKSEVEKKPPAMTVEEAYKSLGLNGTFHEEAVVRKAYYKLAQQFHPDKNPDGRERFEEVNKAYEFLCSRSVWTTDGPNPHNIVLVLQTQSILFHRYSEELQPYKYAGYPQLIKTIKMETADDQLFSKSAPLLAAASELAYHTVHCSALNAEELRRENGLEVLLEAYTRCVNVLNKSSKATDTAVLVCTHITKCFSVAAQFPACRERMIDLKQLVKDLCRILYFKHLTKLCSVATECVSALAIDSILQLELIKSGALWHLLLFMFNYDFTLDEGGVERTEEANQQEVSNRLAKEAVKACAALGGYIPGEDAPPLNNLTRGILESLLTGFLANQLGDDKPEEILKTLNSNSETPYLVWDNGTRAELTDFLETQRSGRGDLDLSIGTEFTYSAHSDELRIGGIFIRIYNQQPTYPIQNAKNFTMDLLTFLSEQSEYLLNLVNIAYSVTIEDRLKHSVMALEALTNVIKNNASVEMQCIGYFRLLFGLLNVTHSPIQKGALGVISVVTRNNECINDIAATEVLGYLLLVLYTIQDSQPQILDTLYALMSTTKIVKEALSKGAVIYLLDLFCNSTSAQIRLSCAELLARMSSDKLVGPKVRLCLGTFLPPIFADAMRDSPEASVNMFESAHEHPELIWDQDAKDRVCTTVARLRREHQNAQSTNAAATWKMPDANGLTNFATPNEFIVGGVYLRIFIANPAWTLRKPKEFLSELMETCLTLMAKEKPNTELLEIGTTALCSLLQAQPALLDLVPSMGHIPRLFRQMGSNVRQTIVPKSAILILNSLSNSSICVAAIAQTECMHPLKQAMQVRKDMIAVACEALNRLFSNNQDQLVKQALDVDFVQFLLTLLEGRLEIIDNPAMTKAQIVKALKSMSRSLLYGERVSTILEKSTIWAEYRDQKHDLFISSTPISGYLTAGTPTTAGYLTQGSSVKVPLQPPPVDKEDTALKPDGL, from the exons ATGATGCCCATTAAAGATAATCAAGATGTTGCATGCTTTTTTGTTACAAAACACTCCTGGAAGGGAAA GTATAAAAGAATATTCTCTGTGGGCACAATGGGAATTACCACCTATAATCCGTCAACGCTGGAGGTGACAAACAGATGGGCATATAGTGATTTTATATCACTGCAACCTCAGAAAAGCGCAGGGAATACTCCTAGTGAATTTGTGATAACTATGAAGAAAGAACGGAAAATAGAccacatgaaattttcaactGAGCACAGGGCACAGTTGATGACAGAAGCGTTAAAATTCAGGCATAGTTTTGCAGAGAAGCCAAAGGAAGTTTTa CGATACCATGCATACAAGCATCATTGGTCAGATGTTCGACTGCCTATAGTCTTAGAAGTAACACCATACTCTCTTGATCAACTTGATCCAGCAACAAATCATGTTCTAGCTAGTTACTgttttaaagattttgaaGGAATTTGCACCATATCCGATTATCCag GAGCATTTGTAATAGTGTATGGAGGTTTTGGAAGATTGCACTTGTTCCAAGCAGTTAactttgaagaaataaaagtaaaaatgctTGAAAGTGCAAGTCAAAATTTAGGTCTCACAATCAAAGTACTGAGTACTCCAATTACTTTAGAGGATTTTCAACTTCAAAGATTTGGAAAGTACAG TGATGATGAACATCTTACGTCTGTGTCGGAATTCCCTGTGTATAAAGTACACAAAGCTAGACATGCGGAGCCTATGCGGAGAACACTTTGTCTTTCAGAGACCTGTATATTGGAGAGAGATCCGCAGACATACAGTATCTGTACACTTCGACCATTAAGTGACATCTTCGCTTTAATACGGGACACTAGCAATCCTCAATTGTTTAATATCGAGTACATAAATGGTCTTGTCAGAACCTATACTGCAACAGATCG AGATTCTCTTCTAGCTTCTTTGCTAGACGGAGTCAGAGCTTCTGGAAATAGAGACGTTCACGTTGCTATGGTGCCAACTGAAAGAGGTTTACGTTTGGGTCCTCTGCACTTGCCAGTGGAGGAAGAAGCAGAAAGTATACATGTTAAATTCTTGCAAAACCCTCCCCCCAGAAgatcattttttgaatgtgTCAGACGATTCAACGCAAACGTTCCTTATAGCGGACTTCTGTACAGTGTTACCCAAGAt GGTATATTTTCGGAAAATAAGGAGAAATTAATAACTGGAGCTCTTCAGTCACTCGTACAAAAAGAGGGGGATCAAAAAACAATACCCTCAATTGAACTTGAAGCACAGTTTCATGCTTTAAGAAGACTTGCCGCCAGTAAAGTCGGTTACGCAGCTTTTACTACATTACCAGG TTTCAGAGAAGCAATAGGACATAAAGTTGTTAATGCACTAAAAAGGAATGATTTTGGATTAACTCATGCAGCAATAGATATGATTTGTGCACTGATGCATCCCATGCATGATGACTATGACCTTAGACAAGAACAACTGAATAAATCGTCATTACTTCAAACCAAagcatttttggaaaatctattaaatatgTGGACTACCCACATA GCTCAAGGCACAGGAGCTCTGATAGTCTCTGCCATGTTGGACGTTTTAACTTTCGCTCTTTGTGTTCCGTACAGCGAAACTACAGACGGAAAGCACTTTGATGTGCTGTTAGAAATGGTATCTGATCGTGGAAGAATGTTATTTAGACTGTTTCAG CACCCGTCGATGGCAATCGTAAAAGGTGCCGGCTTAGTCATGCGTGCCCTTATTGAAGAAGGTGAAGCTGAAGTTGCTGCACGAATGCAAAATTTAGCTTTAGCCGAAGGCGCCTTACCACGTCATCTCCTTGCGGCTTTATACACTCAGGGTTCTGACGGTCGCCTACTTACGCATCGTCAGCTGTCCCGACATTTGGTTGGCCTTTGGATTACCGGAAACCCCACAGCTATGGGACTGCTTAAACGAATAATG CCAACTGGTTTGATATCATTTCTCGATTCTGAAGACAAAGTTCCTGAACAGGCTATGGAACAAGAGTTACTCAATCACCgggataatttaaaaatggcacaAGATCATGCGAACAAATCGAAGAAAAACCCTAATTGGGCCGCCGTTGAAAGACAATTGAAAAACGTCGAGAAGCGAGTTGAGCATTATACAAATTTGGCGTTACAGCATTGGGGCGCTCGCGTCGGAATTACAATtgaaagaaaggaaaaaatcAAGGAACGGCCAATAGTTTTACGGAAACGCCGCGAGAGAATTAAAGCCGAATCAAAttggattttattttactggAAATTCAGTCAGGATCATGCTCTTCCAAATTTGATCTGGAACCacaaa ACTAGGGAAGAATTAAGAAGTGCCTTAGACAACGAAGTGAGAACCTTTGCTTCTGATCGCGAGTTGGCAGGATCAGCTTTGGTCGCATGGAATCATCAAGAATTTGAGCTACATTATCAATGTCTTGCAGACGAAGTCAAAATTGGTGACTATTATCTCAGATTGCTCTTAGAAATGGACGACCACAAAGACGATTCGCCCATCCGAAGGTCGTATGAATTTTTCAATGATTTATATCATAGATTTTTGTTAACAACTAAAGTTGAAATGAAGTGCATGTGCCTTCAGGCTATGTCTATAGTTTATGGGAGATACTATGAAGACATAGGTCCATTCAGTGACACCAAGTATATCGTTGGAATGCTTGAGAGA TGCGTCGATAAAATGGAACGTGACCGTCTGGTTATGTTTATAAACAAGATAATTTTACACCATCGAAACGTGAGAGATATTCTAGAATCGGGAGGAGTCCGCACCCTGGTAGATTTAATGACTTTGGCACATATGCACACTTCAAGGGCCGTCATTCCCACTCAAACTAATGTTATTGAGGCTGGACCTGGAATGCAATTAGTTCAAGAGAAAGAATGGTACTACAATACTGAAGAAACGGGCAGAAACGGACCTGTCAGTTTTCAGGAG ATGAAAGACTTGTTTAAGAAAAATGTGATAAACCACCGAACCAGATGTTGGGCAATGGGTTTGGATAGCTGGAAAACCGTTTCTCAACTACCACAACTTAAATGGTGTTTGCTAGCAAAAGGCACTCCAGTACTAAATGAAAGTGAATTGGCCACGTATATCTTGAATATTCTTATTCGAATGTGCGAGTACTACCCAAGTAGAGATGCGGACGACGCAATAATCAGACCGTTGCCCAAAGTGAAACGCCTACTCTCTGAAGCGACCAGTCTATCTCACATTGTTCAGCTGTTGTTAACCTTTGATCCGATTCTTGTAGAAAAAGTTGCGACTCTGCTGTGTGAAGTTATGCGTGATAATCCTGAAATGTCCAAGGTATATCTGACAGGCGTTTTCTACTTCATCCTGATGTACACAGGAAGCAATGTTTTACCGATTGCGCGATTTTTGCAACTCACACACATGAAGCAAGCTTTCAAGTCAGACGAG GCTACGTCGGACATAATGCAAAGAAGTATATTGGGTCAGTTATTACCCGAAGCTATGGTAAACTACTTGGAAAACCATGGCTCAGAAAAATTCGCCCAAATCTTCCTTGGTGAATTTGATACACCTGAAGCAATATGGAGTTCTGAAATGAG GAGAATGTTGATCGAAAAAATTGCTGGGCACATAGCGGACTTCACCCCAAGACTGCGCAGTCATACGATGGCACGGTACCATTACATACCTATTCCAGCCGTTCGATATCCACAACTGGAACGAGAATTGTTCTGCAACATTTTCTACTTGCGCCACCTTTGCGATACGACCAAGTTTCCAGATTGGCCTATTCCCGATCCT gTGAAACTACTGAAAGATGTGCTCGATGCTTGGAAATCTGAAGTTGAAAAGAAGCCGCCAGCCATGACAGTCGAGGAAGCGTACAAAAGTCTAGGCCTGAATGGAACGTTTCACGAAGAGGCAGTTGTTCGTAAAGCTTATTACAAATTAGCTCAACAATTTCATCCAGACAAGAATCCTGATGGCAGA GAACGCTTTGAAGAAGTTAACAAGGCATACGAgtttctgtgtagtagaagcGTTTGGACGACAGATGGTCCCAATCCTCACAATATTGTTTTGGTTTTACAAACTCAGAGCATCTTGTTCCACAGATATTCAGAAG AATTACAACCATACAAGTACGCTGGTTATCCGCAGTTGATCAAGACAATCAAAATGGAAACAGCGGATGATCAATTGTTTTCAAAGAGTGCCCCATTGCTTGCCGCAGCTAGTGAACTAGCATACCATACCGTACATTGTTCAGCTCTAAATGCCGAAGAACTGAGAAGAGAAAACGGTTTAGAA GTGTTGTTGGAAGCCTACACAAGATGTGTAAATGTTTTGAACAAATCCTCAAAAGCAACCGATACTGCAGTTTTAGTTTGTACTCATATCACCAAGTGTTTCAGCGTCGCAGCTCAATTCCCTGCTTGTCGCGAACGGATGATCGATTTGAAACAACTTGTAAAAGATCTGTGTAGAATACTTTACTTTAAG CATTTAACAAAACTATGCTCAGTCGCTACCGAATGTGTAAGTGCTCTAGCTATCGATTCCATTCTTCAGTTGGAACTGATCAAATCGGGAGCGTTGTGGCATCTTTTGCTCTTCATGTTCAATTATGACTTTACGCTTGATGAAGGGGGAGTCGAACGTACTGAAGAGGCTAATCAACAGGAAGTAAGCAATAGATTGGCCAAAGAAGCCGTCAAGGCCTGTGCTGCTCTCGGAGGTTACATTCCCGGAGAAGATGCACCGCCCCTCAATAATTTAACGAGGGGGATATTGGAGTCGCTTTTGACTGGTTTCTTGGCGAACCAATTGGGTGATGACAAACCGGAGGAG ATCCTCAAGACTTTGAACAGCAACAGCGAAACTCCATATTTAGTTTGGGACAACGGAACGCGAGCAGAACTTACAGATTTTCTGGAAACACAACGCAGTGGTAGAGGAGATTTGGATCTGAGTATAGGAACAGAGTTCACGTACTCCGCACATTCTGATGAACTACGAATAGGTGGTATTTTTATCAGAATATACAATCAACAACCAACGTATCCTATTCag aatgccaaaaattttacaatggATCTTTTAACCTTCCTTTCCGAACAATCGGAATACCTCCTCAATTTAGTCAATATAGCGTACTCCGTTACCATAGAAGATAGATTAAAACATTCTGTGATGGCTTTGGAGGCTTTAACAAATGTGATAAAAAACAACGCATCAGTAGAGATGCAGTGTATCGGATACTTCCGTTTATTATTTGGTTTACTTAATGTTACTCACAGTCCAATACAGAAAGGAGCACTCGGCGTAATATCAGTAGTAACTAGGAATAACGAATGCATCAACGACATTGCCGCTACTGAAGTACTGGGTTATTTACTCCTGGTCTTATACACCATTCAAGATTCACAACCCCAAATTTTGGACACTCTCTATGCCTTGATGTCAACAACCAAAATAGTCAAGGAGGCGCTCAGTAAAGGCGCCGTCATTTACTTGCTGGATCTGTTTTGCAATTCAACTAGTGCACAAATACGGTTGTCCTGCGCCGAGTTGTTGGCACGAATGAGTTCCGATAAATTGGTAGGACCTAAAGTAAGACTGTGTTTGGGCACTTTCTTGCCACCTATCTTCGCGGATGCCATGCGAGACAGTCCCGAAGCTTCAGTTAATATGTTCGAATCGGCACACGAACATCCAGAACTAATCTGGGATCAAGACGCTAAGGATCGTGTGTGCACAACTGTTGCCAGATTAAGAAGAGA ACACCAAAATGCTCAAAGTACTAACGCGGCAGCGACATGGAAAATGCCAGACGCGAATGGTCTAACGAACTTTGCAACTCCAAATGAATTTATTGTTGGTGGGGtttatttgagaattttcatCGCTAACCCTGCATGGACTCTGAGAAAACCCAAAGAATTTTTGTCGGAGCTGATGGAAACTTGTTTAACACTGATGGCTAAGGAAAAACCAAAC ACTGAACTATTGGAAATTGGAACAACCGCTCTCTGTTCATTATTACAAGCACAACCGGCCCTATTGGATTTGGTACCATCGATGGGCCATATTCCCAGATTATTCAGACAAATGGGATCAAACGTAAGGCAAACAATAGTTCCAAAATCAGCTATTCTTATACTGAATTCGCTGTCAAATAGCAGC ATTTGTGTTGCTGCTATTGCGCAGACTGAATGTATGCATCCTCTGAAGCAGGCAATGCAAGTAAGAAAAGATATGATAGCAGTAGCCTGTGAAGCACTGaatcgtttattttcaaacaatCAAGATCAACTAGTGAAACAGGCTTTAGATGTTGACTTTGTGCAATTCTTGTTGACATTGTTAGAGGGACGACTAGAGATTATCGATAATCCCGCTATGACGAAAGCTCAAATCGTCAAAGCCCTCAAGTCGATGAGCCGTAGTTTGCTCTACGGCGAACGCGTTTCCACTATACTCGAAAAAAGCACCATTTGGGCCGAGTACAGAGACCAGAAACACGATTTGTTTATTTCGAGCACTCCTATTTCCGGTTATCTTACAG CGGGAACACCAACAACGGCAGGATATTTAACGCAAGGTTCTAGTGTCAAAGTACCACTACAACCTCCTCCAGTCGATAAAGAAGATACCGCCTTAAAACCGGATGGGCTCTAA